atttggtgatttaaagaaaaaaaaatatgatgggGATGAGGAAGTGTTTCAAGGGTGTTAGTGTTTGGGTTTGGTCATTGGTGACTCTTTTCGAAGAAAATACCTACCCCTCAATATCCGGCTAGTATCAATGTGCACCGGTATTCTTCACACACCCACACACTGCTTCAAATATAGAATGCCAGATGAAGATTCTACCTTTCCTTTTCAAAAACAGATCGCAAATATAACTGCAGAAACAAAGAATAAACATGTAAGCCTTCAATGAAATTCAGTTTAGAAGACAACTTAATTGAACCAAGATGCCCAACTTGTGGATACAACAAAAATAGGGTTAATACTTACCTACTTTACAGACAAGAAATCAGATTAACCACCAGAGgcctataaataaaatttggagCCAAATTAATTATGACTCCAGATCCACTTGATATTTGTCTAAACACTTCAAAAGTTAATACAATCATTTTCCAAGAAAAGAACCAAGAACCATAAAATCTTCCAGCTAATTTCCAAGCTTTACAATTTAACCTTTAACCACCTTGAGTTGTGTCAGTTTTAACTTTCAAGTACATAGTCTTAGAATAATACACAGTCACGTAGATACTAAAGTGTGCTTATGTTCTGGggaaaataaaccaaaaagcCATTTGCAGATCATGTAGGTTTAAGGGAAAAGTAAATGACAAAATGGTATAAAGAAATGCCAAGACACATGGCAAACCTTCCCAGTGCTCGTGAAATCCATAAGAAATCCACAAATCAAAATGCTGAAGGTGCATTAATGCAATATTCTTTTGAGGAATACTTTCTATTCCAAAACATGTAGACAAGGCTGCTGTAGGCATGGTGCTGCCCAACAGCTCTGTGGAGCCCCCAATTCTACATCGGCCATCAGAGATTTGCATGTTAGCTACCACTGAAGGTGTACAAAGATACAAATTGACATCTATTTGGTTCATTACAACAAAACTTCAAAAATTCAAGCTTCTCCGACAATAAAAAACACAATCAGTCTAGACAAAAAATCTTTATATCCAAATGGTGCATCTTCATTAACACTTTgcttaaaaaatatagataaaaatccCATTTGTATAGTAAGCCATTTTGAACTttcaataaacaaacaaaactatACAAGCTTTAGGCAAGCTCACCAATCAAGCAAAGGAGAAGAACAATCCACAATGCCACTTGAACAGGCCGACAATATTGCATTTGGTATTGAGACCTCTGAAGCAGTCTGTGAATAGATCCATACCAGCCATAAAGTTGCTTATCATAGCAATCGTCACAACTGTCTAGGCAACTCTTGCTCTTTTCATAACATGCATTTATACCCTATCAGAAAATTTGAGATAAGTTGCAATCATGAATGGCACAAAAGAGAGTCTGATaatgaagtaaaattttatgaagATTACAATGCAATAGCAGGATATTGCATACTCACTCTAGTCAACTGAGAAGCTTTCAATAATGCAGTATCAGCTTCCTGGAAACGATCTACTGATTTCCACTTCCTAATTCCATTCTTTGACAACTTCAACTTGGCCACAGATTCCATGGAATTAAGGAACCCAGAAACACTAGGTATCTTTCGTGGGGGCAAAGTGGGCTTCTCTTTGGAAGAATTTTGTTGGCAACCATCATCACTAATTGCTATATTCCAAGTACCAACGTCAGCACAAGCACTGGCTGTTCTCCTATGCCCATATGGCTTCTCATCCATAGCCTCCAAGGAATCCCACTGAACAGATTGACtagaatttgttaaataatCAAGTGTTGGCTCTTTAACTGTAACTAGTGGTACTTCATTTTCCTTCGCTTGGCCTTTGACAAGAGCTTTGTCATCAGACATGGATGGCCCCGACAAAAACAACGCAAGTTCATTACACTCACCTTCATCCAGGCACACCCACGGCAGGGATGCCTTGCCCTCTGTACGAGCTGAATCCTCTAACGACatctcaatttttaaaatttggtccTCAATTGCAATAATGAATTGTTTATGCCTATCTCTTGCATCATCAATCGAgcttttgatataatttgatttgacagCCCTTGCAAACTCCTCTAACTACACTTGCAcccaaaatcaattaatattgaCTGAATTGATATAGCCAAAACCATAATTAATTGACATCTTACAAATGGTTAACAAACAGCTCATCACTACACATATATAACAAATTGTGGAGACAGAAACGACCTGCCATTTTGTTGTACCGAGGGAAGTACATAAGTCCCTACGGAGTTCCTTAGAATCCCACCCGCTAGAAGCAACTTTATTTGCGTGAATCCATGTTCTAAACATCGACTCCATCCTTCACacagttaaaataaaatttaaaaaaaactatgttAACCCATAGATACCAATTTGAACCATATTGaacatcaaaaccctaaaaacaaaGTTAACAATGTATCTGAATCTTAAATATTCCATTATTCGAGGAAACCCTGCCGCATCCAACAGGCAGCATCTTCAAATAACCTAATTCTCTGGGATTGAAAGCCAATCCAAATTGCTCGTCAAAATTACAAGGCGAAACACATGGATCGTTGagatataaaattacataatacattGTAAGTAGATAGATAAATCAAACAAGACAAGACAAAACTTGCTACCTGTCAGCCGATTCCTGAACTTCCTCGGCCGCAGAAAAAAATGGATCCTTCTCCCACCGGTTAAAACTCGAAGCCATTTCCAAAACTCTCGCTCCACTAGATTAATTAACAATCATTTATCAATTTACCCGAAAGAAAATCTCGCGAATGGAATCTACGTATTAATCGATACAGCagacaaatatataattagattgtGGTAATCTAGCATTTGAAGGATAACGATAGACGAGAAAAAGCGTAAAAGACGGGCTTTTTGGTTGCAGCAGGAGTGATAATGTCTCGTGAAAACAACGGTTCACGATAGCCAcctgattaaataaatatagcGGGGTCTACGCATATAGCGTTCGAACGGTACCGTTTTGTATGTAGTAATATCCCAAAAATAATTCACCATATTTCATGgaccaaaacaaaatcaatcttTCCCATTTTCGTTAAATAGTATAACCAAATCcgtaatatcaaaattacctttcccCTTTACCAtgtattttcataatatttaatttgaatttaagtcaaaatataaatagttttttataacttagaattattatatatttactaTTAAAGGGTTAAATagacattatattatatattattgtttaatatttatgtgCACAGaggttaaattgatattttatgttattggataaattaatatttttcaaattttttattgatctcagttgtttgtataaattaatattttttatatttcttatcaaacttttaaagtgtactattattttcataattgcAAAAACAACCCCGCTTTCAACACTTCTCACCAGGCGTTACAAGGGCAGAGGATTGGGCTTTAgcataattagaaaaaaaaaggtgacCAATGTGTGATTACGAAGGAGCTTGGTGGAGGCATGTGTCGATTAGAATCAAACTTATTAGTGAGTGAACAAAAGTCAAAGCAACCATGGAGAAAGGAGAGCAACTATGCGAGGCGGCGAGGAACGGAGACGCAGACAAGGTGAAAGCTTTGATAGACTCAGGAGCTGATGTGTCCTACTTCGACGGCGATGGTCTGACACCACTCATGCATGCGGCCAAGCTTGGCCACACCAACGTCGTCAGGATACTTCTCGAAGATGGCGCCCCCTGGAATGCCCTGTCTCCTTCGAACCTCTCCGCCGGAGATTTCGCCATGGATTCTGGCCACCAGGAAACTTTTGAAGTTCTCCTTAATGCTGGTTATTACTTAACTgtacctatatatatatatatttatttatttatttattcattcattcatttatgTTTCATTGCGAAAGCAGGTTCGCTGTAATTGAGTTGTGTATATACAAtttcaaattatgatttttatcttTCGTTGATTTTGCACTTAGATGTTGATAACTGACTCAgctttcatatttaaataagCTGCAACAATTTGATAGGCATTTGGATGTGCACCATCCCTCTACTTTTTATATCAGGTCTTGCTGATGATTGGTTGATTCTTAGATTACCCGCACACTAGTTGGGcatgagaaatgagaattttttgaataaatttcattaattgaGCAGGAATTCAGGCTGAGTTGATACTGGGAACTATAGCGAGGTCAGCAAAAATAAACGGTGATTCTACGGGCGATTACTTGGTTGACAGGGTTAGCTTTAGTGAAGA
This is a stretch of genomic DNA from Mangifera indica cultivar Alphonso chromosome 11, CATAS_Mindica_2.1, whole genome shotgun sequence. It encodes these proteins:
- the LOC123229440 gene encoding uncharacterized protein LOC123229440 isoform X2, which gives rise to MASSFNRWEKDPFFSAAEEVQESADRMESMFRTWIHANKVASSGWDSKELRRDLCTSLGTTKWQLEEFARAVKSNYIKSSIDDARDRHKQFIIAIEDQILKIEMSLEDSARTEGKASLPWVCLDEGECNELALFLSGPSMSDDKALVKGQAKENEVPLVTVKEPTLDYLTNSSQSVQWDSLEAMDEKPYGHRRTASACADVGTWNIAISDDGCQQNSSKEKPTLPPRKIPSVSGFLNSMESVAKLKLSKNGIRKWKSVDRFQEADTALLKASQLTRGINACYEKSKSCLDSCDDCYDKQLYGWYGSIHRLLQRSQYQMQYCRPVQVALWIVLLLCLIVIFAICF
- the LOC123229440 gene encoding uncharacterized protein LOC123229440 isoform X4; amino-acid sequence: MESMFRTWIHANKVASSGWDSKELRRDLCTSLGTTKWQLEEFARAVKSNYIKSSIDDARDRHKQFIIAIEDQILKIEMSLEDSARTEGKASLPWVCLDEGECNELALFLSGPSMSDDKALVKGQAKENEVPLVTVKEPTLDYLTNSSQSVQWDSLEAMDEKPYGHRRTASACADVGTWNIAISDDGCQQNSSKEKPTLPPRKIPSVSGFLNSMESVAKLKLSKNGIRKWKSVDRFQEADTALLKASQLTRGINACYEKSKSCLDSCDDCYDKQLYGWYGSIHRLLQRSQYQMQYCRPVQVALWIVLLLCLIELGAPQSCWAAPCLQQPCLHVLE
- the LOC123229440 gene encoding uncharacterized protein LOC123229440 isoform X3; its protein translation is MASSFNRWEKDPFFSAAEEVQESADRMESMFRTWIHANKVASSGWDSKELRRDLCTSLGTTKWQLEEFARAVKSNYIKSSIDDARDRHKQFIIAIEDQILKIEMSLEDSARTEGKASLPWVCLDEGECNELALFLSGPSMSDDKALVKGQAKENEVPLVTVKEPTLDYLTNSSQSVQWDSLEAMDEKPYGHRRTASACADVGTWNIAISDDGCQQNSSKEKPTLPPRKIPSVSGFLNSMESVAKLKLSKNGIRKWKSVDRFQEADTALLKASQLTRGINACYEKSKSCLDSCDDCYDKQLYGWYGSIHRLLQRSQYQMQYCRPVQVALWIVLLLCLIGLWWLI
- the LOC123229440 gene encoding uncharacterized protein LOC123229440 isoform X1, yielding MASSFNRWEKDPFFSAAEEVQESADRMESMFRTWIHANKVASSGWDSKELRRDLCTSLGTTKWQLEEFARAVKSNYIKSSIDDARDRHKQFIIAIEDQILKIEMSLEDSARTEGKASLPWVCLDEGECNELALFLSGPSMSDDKALVKGQAKENEVPLVTVKEPTLDYLTNSSQSVQWDSLEAMDEKPYGHRRTASACADVGTWNIAISDDGCQQNSSKEKPTLPPRKIPSVSGFLNSMESVAKLKLSKNGIRKWKSVDRFQEADTALLKASQLTRGINACYEKSKSCLDSCDDCYDKQLYGWYGSIHRLLQRSQYQMQYCRPVQVALWIVLLLCLIELGAPQSCWAAPCLQQPCLHVLE